A single genomic interval of Elusimicrobiaceae bacterium harbors:
- a CDS encoding phosphatase PAP2 family protein yields MKRMNYPSVKQAGLFAGLVLCCSFLSGEAAERPGRILGQDLMKTLSAPACFDSRDWLAAGLVAGGAVTLYSLDGEIRDTVQRNRGGTTNAVENIFKSFGRVETALPAFALTYAGAAYFGNGKLKEAAGMSLESFIIAGFIFQSVKYLTHRDRPCENTSPYKWHGPGIYDQYQSFPSGDAATAFALLTPVAHVYKDTPLVAPLAYSAAAFASLGRLNHNDHWASDVFVGAALGFFTAKAVIKYRETGGDVAVIPVISADKQGVMLTGRF; encoded by the coding sequence ATGAAACGCATGAATTATCCGTCGGTTAAGCAGGCCGGCCTGTTTGCGGGGCTGGTTTTATGCTGTTCGTTTCTTTCGGGCGAGGCGGCGGAACGGCCCGGAAGAATTTTGGGGCAGGACCTGATGAAAACACTTTCCGCGCCGGCGTGCTTTGACTCGCGTGACTGGCTTGCGGCCGGGCTTGTGGCTGGCGGCGCGGTTACCCTTTATTCGCTGGACGGCGAAATCCGGGATACGGTTCAGCGCAACCGCGGCGGCACGACCAATGCTGTCGAAAATATCTTCAAATCATTCGGGCGCGTGGAAACCGCGCTGCCGGCATTCGCGCTGACTTATGCCGGAGCGGCGTATTTCGGGAACGGCAAACTGAAAGAAGCCGCGGGCATGTCGCTGGAGAGCTTTATCATCGCCGGTTTTATATTCCAGAGCGTCAAATACCTGACTCATCGCGACAGGCCTTGCGAAAACACCTCGCCCTATAAATGGCACGGCCCGGGCATATATGATCAATACCAGTCGTTTCCCTCGGGAGACGCCGCCACCGCGTTCGCCCTGCTTACGCCCGTAGCTCATGTGTATAAGGATACGCCGCTGGTTGCGCCGCTGGCTTATTCCGCCGCCGCTTTTGCGTCGCTCGGGCGGCTGAACCACAACGACCACTGGGCGTCCGATGTATTTGTCGGCGCGGCGCTCGGGTTTTTCACCGCGAAAGCGGTTATAAAATACAGAGAAACCGGCGGCGACGTGGCGGTTATTCCCGTAATCAGTGCCGATAAGCAGGGTGTTATGCTGACCGGCAGATTCTGA
- a CDS encoding flavin reductase family protein — translation MREMPLSKVFQLLEPGPVVLLTTASSRKANIMTMSWHMMMEFTPPRIGCVVSSGNCSYRALRRNKECVIAIPALDIASVTVEIGNCSGRDVDKFKKFGLTPLPAEKVGAPLVGECLANLECRVINTTLTARYCLFVLEVVKAWRNPARRERRTLHANGDGTFVIDGKTLNLKARMTKWPQFI, via the coding sequence ATGCGCGAGATGCCGCTTTCAAAAGTGTTTCAACTGCTGGAACCGGGGCCGGTGGTTTTGCTGACGACCGCCAGCAGCCGAAAAGCCAATATCATGACCATGAGCTGGCATATGATGATGGAATTCACGCCGCCGAGAATAGGATGTGTTGTCAGTTCCGGCAACTGCAGCTACAGGGCTTTGCGCAGGAATAAGGAATGTGTTATTGCGATTCCGGCGCTGGATATCGCGTCCGTAACCGTTGAAATCGGCAACTGTTCCGGGCGGGATGTTGATAAATTCAAAAAATTCGGGCTGACGCCGCTGCCCGCGGAAAAGGTCGGGGCGCCGCTTGTGGGCGAGTGTCTGGCAAATCTCGAGTGCCGCGTAATCAATACAACATTAACCGCCAGGTACTGCCTTTTCGTTCTGGAAGTGGTAAAGGCCTGGCGCAATCCCGCCCGCCGGGAACGCAGGACTCTTCACGCCAACGGCGACGGAACTTTTGTGATTGACGGAAAAACTCTCAATCTCAAAGCCAGAATGACCAAATGGCCGCAGTTTATTTAG
- a CDS encoding helix-turn-helix transcriptional regulator, whose amino-acid sequence MGKPSTLKIHNNLSGLRKAKNITQEELATAVGVTRATMNYVENSTYLPSLELAFKLGMFFKMRIEDIFYCEGENS is encoded by the coding sequence ATGGGAAAACCGTCAACACTGAAAATACACAACAATCTGTCCGGGCTGCGCAAAGCGAAAAATATCACGCAGGAAGAACTGGCCACAGCCGTAGGCGTAACGCGTGCGACGATGAACTATGTGGAAAACAGCACTTATCTGCCTTCGCTGGAATTGGCGTTTAAACTGGGCATGTTTTTCAAAATGCGGATAGAAGACATATTTTACTGTGAAGGAGAAAATTCATGA
- a CDS encoding biotin transporter BioY, whose protein sequence is MRTNTVVLENAGGNAVLRELGVIFGASLFIAVLAQAAVPLPFTPVPFTLQTLGLYLAAAVLGPKRGTMAVAAYLAEGAAGLPVFAAGGFGPACLVGPAGGYLLGFVPAAFIIGLTGAKSGRLAACVSFACGAAALYCAGLVQLGHFVPAGLLLKAGLWSFLPGEIIKIGMAVAIWPGLRKLAGRI, encoded by the coding sequence ATGAGAACAAATACGGTGGTGCTGGAAAATGCGGGCGGTAATGCGGTTTTGCGGGAACTGGGAGTTATTTTCGGAGCCTCTCTTTTTATAGCGGTTCTGGCGCAGGCGGCGGTGCCGCTGCCTTTTACGCCGGTGCCGTTCACGCTGCAGACTCTTGGCCTTTATCTCGCGGCGGCGGTTCTGGGCCCGAAGCGCGGCACAATGGCGGTTGCGGCTTATTTGGCGGAAGGCGCGGCGGGCCTGCCGGTGTTTGCGGCAGGCGGGTTCGGCCCGGCCTGCCTGGTCGGGCCTGCGGGCGGATATCTTCTGGGGTTTGTGCCGGCGGCTTTCATTATCGGATTGACTGGAGCCAAATCCGGTCGGCTGGCTGCGTGTGTCTCTTTTGCATGCGGCGCGGCGGCGCTTTATTGCGCGGGGCTGGTTCAGCTTGGTCATTTTGTGCCGGCCGGGCTGCTGCTCAAAGCGGGGTTGTGGTCGTTTCTGCCGGGCGAGATCATAAAAATCGGCATGGCGGTCGCGATATGGCCCGGCCTAAGAAAACTTGCCGGCAGAATATAG
- the rfbD gene encoding dTDP-4-dehydrorhamnose reductase has product MKVLITGSKGQLARAFLERFERNGAEVSACDIDTLDIADPDETEQAVTAFRPSIIINCAAYNLVDKAEQEYDSARRANALGPRNLASAAKKINAQLIHYGTDYVFDGAHNVPYTETDRPRPLNNYGRTKLEGEELVLASGARALVLRSSWVYGQGRQNFIFKLSQWAKTQNELKITADETSVPTSVEDIADTTLKAIEHGLTGRWHLVNGGYCSRYEWAELSLKCLGLDVKISPAKLADFNMPAARPVFSAMTNAALCRELGVTIPHWSESAEKFAKALSRD; this is encoded by the coding sequence ATGAAAGTACTTATAACAGGCTCCAAAGGGCAGCTCGCCCGCGCATTTCTGGAACGGTTTGAACGCAACGGCGCCGAAGTCAGCGCCTGCGATATTGACACGCTCGACATAGCCGACCCGGACGAAACTGAGCAGGCCGTCACGGCGTTCAGGCCTTCGATAATAATCAACTGCGCCGCCTATAATCTGGTGGACAAGGCCGAACAGGAATATGACTCCGCGCGCCGCGCCAACGCGCTCGGCCCGCGGAATCTGGCCAGCGCGGCGAAAAAAATAAACGCGCAGCTGATTCATTACGGCACGGATTATGTTTTTGACGGCGCGCACAACGTTCCCTACACCGAAACCGACCGGCCCCGTCCGCTCAACAACTACGGCCGCACCAAGCTGGAGGGCGAAGAACTGGTTTTGGCCAGCGGAGCGCGCGCCCTGGTGCTGCGTTCAAGCTGGGTATATGGGCAGGGCCGGCAGAATTTCATTTTCAAACTTTCCCAATGGGCAAAAACGCAGAATGAATTGAAAATAACGGCGGACGAAACCTCCGTGCCGACCAGCGTAGAAGACATCGCCGACACCACGCTCAAAGCCATTGAGCATGGCCTGACCGGCCGCTGGCACCTGGTAAACGGCGGGTATTGCTCGCGCTATGAGTGGGCGGAGCTGTCGCTTAAATGTCTGGGACTGGACGTAAAAATATCGCCCGCAAAACTGGCCGATTTCAATATGCCCGCCGCGCGCCCGGTTTTTTCCGCCATGACGAACGCCGCGCTGTGCCGGGAACTGGGCGTTACGATCCCGCACTGGAGCGAATCGGCTGAGAAATTCGCGAAAGCGCTGTCGCGCGATTAG
- a CDS encoding type II secretion system protein — protein MKNINKAAKKGFTLIELMIVVAIIGILAAVAIPKFADLINKSKEGATKGSLGAVRSAITVYYGDMEGVYPNDNLSQGFTPKYIAAIPVAKVPPLSDSAAVAAVASTSALTGNTGGWAYVNVSGDAGWGTFVVNTVGTDSKGIVWTTH, from the coding sequence ATGAAAAACATCAACAAAGCAGCGAAAAAGGGTTTTACGCTCATCGAACTGATGATCGTAGTCGCTATCATTGGTATTCTGGCTGCAGTCGCCATCCCTAAATTCGCTGATCTCATCAACAAGTCCAAAGAAGGCGCCACCAAAGGCAGTCTGGGCGCGGTGCGCAGTGCCATCACTGTGTACTATGGCGATATGGAAGGCGTGTATCCCAACGACAATCTGTCGCAGGGGTTCACTCCCAAATATATTGCCGCGATCCCGGTCGCCAAAGTTCCCCCGCTGTCTGACAGCGCGGCGGTTGCCGCTGTTGCTTCGACCAGCGCTCTTACCGGCAATACCGGCGGTTGGGCGTATGTCAACGTAAGCGGTGACGCGGGCTGGGGAACCTTTGTAGTCAACACAGTCGGAACTGACTCCAAAGGCATTGTGTGGACCACCCACTAA
- a CDS encoding type II secretion system protein — translation MPEVIAVIPARQGRTAMRNTGSGNRWGFTLIELMIIMAIIGILSAVAIPKFSELIAKSREGATKGNLGEVRSAITVYYGDMEGVYPNDNLSQGFTPKYLPEIPVAKLPPLPDSAAVAAIPSTSAIAGAAGGWAYVNASADSCWGTFVANSLGTDSKGVVWTAH, via the coding sequence ATGCCAGAGGTTATCGCGGTTATTCCCGCGCGGCAAGGGAGAACGGCAATGCGCAATACCGGCAGTGGTAACCGGTGGGGGTTTACGCTGATTGAACTGATGATCATCATGGCGATTATCGGGATCCTTTCCGCTGTTGCCATACCGAAGTTTTCCGAACTTATCGCCAAGTCGAGGGAAGGCGCCACCAAAGGCAATCTGGGCGAAGTGCGCAGCGCCATTACCGTGTATTACGGCGACATGGAGGGTGTGTATCCCAACGATAACCTGTCGCAGGGGTTCACTCCCAAATACCTTCCCGAAATTCCCGTGGCCAAACTGCCGCCATTACCCGATAGCGCGGCTGTCGCGGCAATCCCTTCCACCAGCGCCATAGCGGGCGCGGCGGGCGGCTGGGCGTATGTCAATGCAAGCGCGGACAGCTGCTGGGGCACTTTCGTGGCCAACTCCCTCGGCACCGATTCCAAAGGCGTGGTATGGACCGCGCACTGA
- a CDS encoding prepilin peptidase, giving the protein MTAFSIAFFIVVFLFGLVIGSFLNVCIYRMPLEDKSVVNPPHSACPKCGSPIRWYDNVPLLSFALLGGKCRNCRQAISWRYPAIELLTGVLTVCFVSKNIPLWWWTAGVLIAVYMLLVLSIIDLDLLIIPDELSLGMIGVGLAFAAVNPNFSGGFWHRIMESAIGGAAGFGLFMFIAVAGEWIFKKEAMGGGDIKLMAGAGTLIGAQGVVSSLMLGSAAGSVYGIALLLRKKAARGDPIPFGPFLSIGILINLYQLIPLSAYLWGQ; this is encoded by the coding sequence ATGACAGCGTTTTCCATAGCGTTTTTTATTGTTGTATTCCTGTTCGGTCTTGTGATAGGGAGTTTCCTCAACGTGTGCATTTACCGGATGCCGCTGGAGGACAAATCGGTGGTCAACCCGCCTCATTCCGCCTGCCCGAAATGCGGCAGTCCCATACGCTGGTATGACAATGTTCCGCTGCTGAGTTTTGCGCTGCTGGGCGGCAAATGCCGCAACTGCCGGCAGGCGATTTCATGGCGGTACCCGGCGATCGAGCTGCTGACGGGCGTGCTGACGGTCTGTTTCGTTTCAAAAAACATCCCGTTGTGGTGGTGGACGGCGGGCGTGCTGATTGCGGTTTACATGCTGCTGGTTCTCTCCATAATTGATCTGGACCTGCTTATCATACCGGACGAGCTTTCTCTGGGGATGATCGGGGTGGGGCTGGCGTTCGCGGCGGTCAACCCGAATTTTTCCGGCGGGTTCTGGCACCGCATCATGGAAAGCGCGATAGGCGGCGCGGCCGGTTTCGGCCTGTTCATGTTCATTGCTGTGGCGGGCGAGTGGATTTTCAAGAAGGAGGCTATGGGCGGAGGAGATATCAAGCTCATGGCCGGCGCGGGCACGTTGATAGGGGCGCAGGGGGTCGTGTCGTCGCTGATGCTGGGTTCGGCCGCGGGTTCGGTGTATGGCATTGCGCTTCTGCTGCGGAAAAAAGCGGCGCGCGGCGATCCGATTCCCTTCGGGCCGTTTCTGAGCATAGGCATCCTGATCAATCTCTATCAGCTGATTCCGTTAAGCGCGTATCTCTGGGGACAATAA
- a CDS encoding HD domain-containing protein: MADEPKLVRKRPTKDEVLASAFYYAVKAHEYQVRKGTGLPYIEHPVRVAALLMEMRASSDMVAAGFLHDVVEDTDRTAEELARMFGPAVAKLVTAVSENKGDTWDSRKQKTLRALRTADYTVVRLVLADKLDNIRSIADDFGRNGENVWLRFSRPFEKQRWYYKGLARVLKLRTKHHREYRWTEEFCALVKTVFKQGPAS, from the coding sequence ATGGCGGATGAACCTAAACTGGTGCGCAAACGCCCCACGAAGGACGAGGTGCTGGCTTCGGCGTTTTATTACGCTGTCAAGGCGCATGAATATCAGGTGCGCAAGGGCACGGGCCTGCCCTACATAGAACACCCGGTCCGGGTGGCGGCGCTGCTGATGGAAATGCGGGCCAGTTCCGATATGGTGGCGGCGGGTTTTCTGCATGACGTGGTGGAGGATACCGACCGCACCGCCGAAGAACTCGCCAGAATGTTCGGCCCGGCGGTGGCGAAGCTGGTTACCGCGGTAAGCGAAAACAAGGGCGATACCTGGGACTCGCGCAAACAGAAAACGCTTCGCGCGCTGCGCACGGCCGATTATACGGTGGTGCGGCTTGTGCTGGCCGACAAGCTCGACAATATCCGTTCCATAGCGGATGATTTCGGCCGGAACGGCGAGAACGTCTGGCTGCGGTTTTCGCGCCCGTTTGAAAAGCAGCGCTGGTATTATAAAGGGCTGGCGCGCGTGCTGAAACTGCGCACAAAACACCATCGCGAATACCGCTGGACCGAGGAATTCTGCGCGCTGGTAAAAACAGTTTTCAAACAGGGCCCGGCCAGCTGA
- the smpB gene encoding SsrA-binding protein SmpB, which yields MPRKKSPGTVATNRKALFNYAVLETYEAGICLTGPEVKSVRLGNVTIEGSFARVDGDEVFLHNLSIRPYEFNHVQVLPPDRIRKLLLGRKEIDRLIGKTRIKGHTLVPLEIYFKNGWAKLKLALAQGKQHKDKRDSIKKREVERDMERAVRSRNR from the coding sequence ATGCCAAGAAAAAAATCACCCGGCACCGTCGCAACCAACCGCAAGGCGCTTTTCAACTACGCGGTTCTTGAAACTTATGAGGCCGGTATCTGCCTGACCGGGCCGGAAGTGAAATCCGTGCGGCTTGGCAATGTCACCATAGAGGGCAGTTTCGCGCGCGTTGACGGCGACGAGGTGTTTCTGCATAATCTCAGCATCAGGCCCTATGAATTCAATCATGTGCAAGTGCTGCCGCCGGACCGGATCCGCAAGCTGCTGCTCGGGCGCAAAGAGATTGACCGGCTGATCGGCAAGACCCGCATCAAGGGCCACACGCTTGTTCCGCTGGAGATTTATTTTAAAAACGGCTGGGCGAAGCTCAAACTCGCGCTCGCGCAGGGCAAACAGCATAAGGACAAGCGCGATTCAATCAAAAAACGCGAAGTCGAGCGCGACATGGAGCGGGCGGTCCGCAGCAGGAACCGCTAG